The window GATCGGTGTGCTCGCGCCTTCCACACCAGCAACACGGCCTGTGCGATGAAGAAGACGCCGCCGCCGGTGGCGTAGATGGCGAGGACATGCAGGGACGGCGATTCGCCGGTGGCTTGGGCGACGTAGGTCGCGCCGACCAGGAAGGACAGGCCGCCGGAGATGAGCGTCGGCCACTGCTTGCCCAGTGCGGGCCCGCGCCGGCGTAGGCCGACGATCAATTGCGCCGCACCCGATAGCACCGCCCAGACCCCGAATACGCCCAATACCGCGGCGGCGCCGATGGTTCCGGCGACACCGAGCGCGATGGCGATCACCGTGCTCAGCGCCCCGTTGAGGGCTGTCACGCGACGTTCGGGACCGTTGGGA of the Nocardia sp. XZ_19_385 genome contains:
- a CDS encoding DUF308 domain-containing protein, which produces MNNTEVLPVSMTERSSLIRLYLSRGVLAIAWAAAFAAAHATLNAVAIILLVAYPLIDAVSSLLDYRAVPNGPERRVTALNGALSTVIAIALGVAGTIGAAAVLGVFGVWAVLSGAAQLIVGLRRRGPALGKQWPTLISGGLSFLVGATYVAQATGESPSLHVLAIYATGGGVFFIAQAVLLVWKARAHRSND